A region from the Dendropsophus ebraccatus isolate aDenEbr1 chromosome 1, aDenEbr1.pat, whole genome shotgun sequence genome encodes:
- the LOC138792263 gene encoding uncharacterized protein isoform X4: MSDSGCQSSLQSVSRLGRSDMEKDLDCGSEISVQRVSKNPDSTASPGLIDEKLPSMLHEGHLSSSDSYTASGHLSISDTSFFADPTVRRKSSELNSVEISLNSSDKYFSTPMPSRERVRKKLTPVMEVDFESNMSEESKNLEKVSTTDMLDGDSYCADVLPHESPTQTPLYRSFFAAECQEIAKQIEGKKTDARQSPGKRKSEELDVSTIDAEPPPYDCTPMKSMLASEVAKMFCSMESSPDKEGLSQFGESLLDLEKTDMQIPEFNLPEFGIDNTRRYSACSPLQRSLISGNLYSIQAKRQKTEPLEKIDWGVSVNQGNKMSPLPHVGCLTPETPIEKSLYVCTTGKAITASLTNNDVHTELSNVIVGLTSLIQDTAEAPLAPVSTATSVRPVLEGTPVTRLKNLFQAAEQKLCTNTTQDIVLNYEELPPADTTHEIELSHTRRNSTSIHEVPHAFNTTQDVPVGQEKVNVVNTKRLTEIVGMGSGGTRQDIAPVHADSVFGNTTRDIAQVHDDAVSSNTTQDIALLSSNNTQVIDVAPLSGNTTQDIAPLSSNNTQVIDVATQSGNTTQDIAPQSGNTTQDIAPVHGNAISGNTTQDIAPPSGNTTQDIAPPSGNTTQDIAPQSGNTTHDITPLHEVGVAANTTQMIEVDLQIPVNTTQNVLSMHESKAANTPCKLDAELHNAMQNIASIPGTPLTVGTPINESVPQASTDSAPGTMATPDGITTSCSQDISVKQKSSMDVRPEDEATHTLHTDAVPGPVCNADPSHDEIMPAIHNHLLKDVTQTSLNVSAPHSMNLAAATTTEPNAEISVSNSGSAINAENKENLMFDNQKSVSKLDPEQETLVVNDLKDSPPVEPKAQTSHPDLSCITPDSSTLVSLPAQAQCNVTEGHEKSSDCRTGVGSSQKIVDTCKESRDRPLLSESCSLIQEEESAHDVSVFSVGSLSFITSTPVPGLNNFQFQNNCRESVQQDPNVSLILDDSSTKVLGDQRMIPQQKAHDAHRVDYKDQGKQETSCGSFLPPSMQRSMAPPSEAATKQMPSTSGIPSARRSLALYQHKSQNPARGLAFSKIAPRSGIPGRGMIHPPLARQSLPRATLGNPKQAMEGTGGSGITNKLSQSRLITPKAGAVAVKIFVFLFRQNLLPIPSYQLLLLLNPHHEWPHPLLDVSLLVFITLLPICMKLQEPTLFLLCVHQYQ, from the exons GAAGAAGCTCACCCCTGTTATGGAAGTAGACTTTGAATCCAATATGTCAGAGGAATCGAAAAATCTAGAGAAAGTGTCCACAACCGATATGCTTGACGGGGACTCGTACTGTGCCGATGTCTTACCCCATGAAAGTCCCACACAGACTCCATTATATAGGAGCTTCTTTGCCGCTGAGTGCCAAGAAATAGCTAAGCAGATAGAAGGCAAAAAAACAGATGCTAGACAGTCTCCGGGCAAGCGGAAATCTGAGGAATTAGATGTTTCTACCATTGATGCTGAGCCTCCTCCGTATGACTGTACGCCAATGAAGTCCATGCTAGCAAGTGAAGTGGCCAAAATGTTCTGCTCGATGGAATCTAGCCCCGATAAGGAAGGCCTGTCACAGTTTGGGGAGAGTCTTTTGGATCTTGAAAAGACTGATATGCAAATTCCTGAATTTAACTTGCCTGAGTTTGGCATTGACAATACCAGGAGGTATTCTGCCTGCAGCCCTTTACAGCGTTCTCTCATAAGTGGTAATTTATACTCCATCCAGGCAAAGAGGCAGAAGACAGAACCTCTTGAGAAGATCGACTGGGGTGTAAGTGTTAACCAAGGGAATAAAATGTCTCCTTTGCCACATGTAGGCTGTTTAACACCAGAAACTCCCATTGAGAAGTCTTTGTATGTCTGCACCACTGGCAAAGCGATAACTGCGAGTCTTACCAACAATGACGTCCATACGGAACTCTCCAACGTTATAGTAGGACTGACTTCATTGATACAAGATACAGCTGAAGCCCCTTTAGCTCCTGTCAGTACTGCTACGAGTGTTAGGCCTGTACTTGAAGGAACTCCTGTTACACGCCTTAAGAATTTATTCCAGGCAGCTGAACAAAAGCTGTGCACCAATACCACACAAGACATTGTATTAAACTATGAGGAGCTGCCCCCTGCCGATACCACTCATGAGATTGAGCTGAGTCATACTAGACGGAATAGCACGTCAATACATGAAGTGCCACATGCCTTTAATACAACACAAGATGTACCAGTCGGTCAAGAGAAGGTCAATGTAGTTAATACTAAGCGGCTGACTGAAATAGTGGGGATGGGCTCTGGTGGTACTAGACAAGACATTGCACCAGTGCATGCTGACTCTGTTTTTGGCAATACTACACGGGACATTGCACAAGTGCATGATGACGCTGTGTCTAGCAATACTACGCAGGACATTGCACTACTGTCTAGCAATAATACACAGGTAATTGATGTTGCACCACTGTCTGGCAATACTACACAGGACATTGCACCACTGTCTAGCAATAATACACAGGTAATTGATGTTGCAACACAGTCTGGCAATACTACACAGGACATTGCACCACAGTCTGGCAATACTACACAGGACATTGCACCAGTGCATGGTAATGCTATTTCTGGCAATACTACGCAGGATATTGCACCACCGTCTGGCAATACTACGCAGGATATTGCACCACCGTCTGGCAATACTACGCAGGACATTGCACCACAGTCTGGCAATACTACTCATGACATTACACCATTGCATGAGGTGGGTGTTGCAGCCAACACAACACAGATGATCGAAGTGGATTTGCAGATTCCTGTGAATACCACACAAAACGTTCTATCCATGCATGAGAGCAAAGCTGCCAATACACCATGTAAACTGGACGCGGAGCTGCACAATGCCATGCAGAACATTGCATCGATACCTGGCACACCTTTAACAGTCGGTACTCCCATCAACGAGAGTGTTCCCCAAGCCTCAACGGATAGCGCACCAGGAACTATGGCAACTCCTGATGGGATTACAACTAGTTGCTCTCAAGATATTAGTGTAAAGCAAAAGTCTTCAATGGATGTGCGACCAGAAGATGAAGCAACCCATACTCTCCATACCGATGCCGTTCCAGGACCAGTCTGTAATGCCGACCCTTCACATGATGAGATAATGCCAGCTATTCACAATCATTTATTGAAAGACGTGACCCAGACTTCCTTAAATGTATCGGCGCCACATAGCATGAACCTTGCTGCTGCTACCACTACAGAACCAAATGCAGAAATCTCTGTTTCTAACTCTGGCTCAGCTATAAATGCAGAAAATAAAGAGAACCTGATGTTTGACAATCAGAAAAGTGTTTCCAAACTCGACCCTGAGCAAGAAACTTTAGTGGTCAATGATCTGAAAGATTCACCACCTGTAGAGCCAAAAGCGCAAACGTCACATCCTGATTTATCTTGCATTACCCCTGACTCTAGTACACTGGTCAGTCTACCTGCCCAGGCTCAGTGCAATGTTACAGAAGGACATGAGAAATCCAGCGACTGCCGCACAGGAGTGGGGTCCTCCCAGAAAATAGTGGATACCTGCAAAGAATCAAGAGATCGACCATTGCTCTCAGAATCGTGTAGCTTGATCCAGGAAGAAGAAAGTGCTCATGACGTGAGTGTCTTTTCGGTTGGTTCCCTGTCTTTTATCACCTCCACACCTGTTCCTGGACTAAATAATTTTCAGTTTCAGAACAATTGCAGGGAATCTGTGCAGCAGGACCCGAACGTGTCTTTAATATTAGATGATTCTTCAACTAAAGTCCTAGGAGATCAGAGAATGATCCCCCAACAGAAGGCTCATGATGCTCACAGAGTAGACTATAAAGACCAAGGAAAACAAGAAACTTCATGTGGATCATTTCTCCCTCCCAGCATGCAAAGGAGCATGGCTCCTCCATCTGAGGCAGCAACAAAACAAATGCCTTCAACATCGGGCATCCCATCGGCGCGCCGCTCTCTAGCTCTCTACCAACACAAGAGTCAGAATCCAGCAAGGGGATTGGCATTCTCAAAAATTGCACCGAGGAGTGGAATACCGGGAAGAGGCATGATCCACCCTCCTTTGGCCAGACAAAGTTTGCCGAGAGCTACACTAGGAAACCCAAAACAAGCCATGGAGGGAACTGGAGGAAGTGGCATTACTAACAAACTCTCTCAAAGTCGACTTATAACCCCCAAAGCTGGGGCAGTTGCTGTGAAG ATATTTGTATTTCTTTTTAGGCAAAATCTGTTACCCATTCCCAGCTACCAGCTGCTCCTTCTATTAAACCCCCATCACGAATGGCCCCACCCACTACTGGACGTCTCTCTATTGGTGTTCATAACGCTGCTGCCAATCTGCATGAAGCTCCAAGAGCCGACACTGTTTCTGCTGTGCGTCCACCAATATCAG TAG